Proteins encoded together in one Lathyrus oleraceus cultivar Zhongwan6 chromosome 5, CAAS_Psat_ZW6_1.0, whole genome shotgun sequence window:
- the LOC127086760 gene encoding GTP-binding nuclear protein Ran/TC4, translated as MALPNQQTVDYPSFKLVIVGDGGTGKTTFVKRHLTGEFEKKYEPTIGVEVHPLDFFTNCGKIRFYCWDTAGQEKFGGLRDGYYIHGQCAIIMFDVTARLTYKNVPTWHRDLCRVCENIPIVLCGNKVDVKNRQVKAKQVTFHRKKNLQYYEISAKSNYNFEKPFLYLARKLAGDPNLHFVESPALAPPEVQIDLALQQRHENEIIEAANQPLPDDDDDAFE; from the exons ATG GCTTTGCCGAATCAGCAAACCGTCGATTACCCGAGTTTCAAGCTTGTTATCGTCGGCGATGGTGGAACAG GAAAGACGACATTTGTTAAGAGGCATCTTACCGGAGAATTTGAGAAGAAATATGAAC CAACTATTGGTGTTGAAGTGCATCCATTGGATTTTTTCACTAACTGTGGCAAGATTCGTTTCTACTGCTGGGATACGGCTGGTCAAGAGAAGTTTGGTGGTCTTAGAGATGGATATTA TATCCACGGGCAGTGTGCTATTATAATGTTTGATGTTACTGCCCGACTGACATACAAAAATGTTCCTACCTGGCATCGTGATCTTTGTCG GGTTTGTGAAAACATCCCAATTGTTCTTTGCGGAAACAAGGTTGATGTGAAGAACAGGCAAGTGAAGGCAAAGCAGGTTACTTTCCACAGGAAGAAGAATTTGCAGTACTATGAGATATCAGCTAAGAGCAACTACAACTTTGAGAAGCCTTTCCTGTATCTTGCCAGGAAACTTGCAGG TGATCCTAATTTGCACTTTGTAGAATCTCCTGCACTGGCTCCACCAGAAGTTCAAATTGATTTGGCCTTACAACAAAG GCACGAGAATGAAATTATTGAAGCGGCTAATCAACCCCTTCCTGATGACGATGATGATGCATTTGAGTAG